TGTGTTCATTTTTAGTACACTCTTGAATGGACTTGTTATTGAAGATAGGATTCTTGAAGCTGAGATATTCTTTAAAAAGATTATCAGACTGAATCTTTGTGAACCTAATGTAGTTATGTATAGCACAATGATTAAGGGACTTTGTAAGATTGGAAACAATGTTACTGCTATTGCTTTGTTTAGGCTAATGAATGAAAGAGGTCACAAAGCTGATGTCGTTGCATATAACACCATCATTGACAGTCTTTGCAAAGACAAAATGATTGATGATGCTTTTGATCTTTTTAAAGAGATGGTGTTTCGCAAAGGGATTCTACCAGATGTCATTACATACAACTGTTTGATTCATGGTCTCTGTAACTTAGGTCGTTTGGATGAGGTTTGTAACATACTAAAAGAAATGGAGGATGAAAGGATCTCCTTAGATGTGCAAACTTACAATTTATTAGTGGATGCATTTTGCAAAGATGGTAAAGTAGATGAAGCACAGGATGTTATCAACATCATGTTTGAGAGAGGAAAGGTTCCTGACGTTGTAACATACAATTCACTTATTGATGGTTACTGTTTACGAGGTGAAATGAGAAAAGCAAAAGCAACTTTTGATTCAATGACACTTAGATGTCTGATCCCTAATGTTGTCACTTACAATAGCTTAATAAATGGGTATTGTAAGAATATGATGATAGACAAGGCCATGGATATGTTTTCTGAAATGGCAAGAATAGGTTTGAAACGTAATATAGTCACTTACAACTGCATGATACAGGGATTGTTTAGTGTTGGGCGTTGTTCGGATGCTCGCAAACTCTTTGATGAGATTGTACAAGGTCAACTTCCCGAttatacaacttatagaataatcttAAAGGGTCTTTGCAGTAACAATCTGGTTGAAGATGCATTCTCTTTGTTCAAGTTAATGGGTAAAAGCAAGCTCAATTCAGATATTGTTGTGTATAACATCTTGATTGACGGTGCAAGCAAATGTGAGAAGTTTGATATCACAAGGGTTTTGTTTGAGGACCTAAGTAATAAAGGCTTGAAACCTGATATTCATACATATAATGTGAGAATTAGTTCTCTTTGTAAGGAAGGTCTACCAAGTGATGCAAAGAAGTTGTTTCTAAAAATGGGTGAGGGTGGTTGCCCGCCGGATAATGTTACGTACAGACTTCTTCTTCAAGGATATTTAAAAAATAAATACTATGATGATGTAGAGATGCTTTTACATGAAATGGAAGGAAGAAGTTACTCACTTGATGTTTCTACCTTAACACTATTAGTGAATCATATAGCAAACGGTTCATTGAAGAATACGTTGACTGAGTTGATAGGTAGGTTAGTGCCAAAATACTTGATGGAAACTTAACGGATATGCTCATTAGTTCCAAGAGAAACTAAGAAAGTGATTGCGTGTTTGAGTAATGAGAAATGAATATTGTAAATACAAAATCTAGGAAgcagaaatcagtagcaattatcCTTTTGGCTTCATTTGTTTGAATTTGTGATAGTTGAATCATGTTTCTACAAAATCAGTTCACAAATTTGAAGTATTTCTTATATTTTTCGTGGTTGAATGATGTGTAGCTAACCATCTTCTTTGTTAGTATGTTATTGCTTCAATGTTGTGAGTTATGAAGAAGCaaagttttattattttatgaacatatTTAATAAACTGTATGTCTGAAGGTTTTTGCACTGTTTTGTTACTGCCTGCATCATTCCTCCCTACTTACAGTGTCATTATTGACTCATTTCTTTAGTAAATGTATGTATCTGGAGGTTTTTCTACTGTTTTGTTATGCGTGTTGCGTATGTGGAATTAtgtatgcataagaatataaagcATTTTTTGCAATCTAAACAGTCATCGAAAACGACAACTTGTAATACCATACTCATTAGGCTATTTTTGAGTCATTATCACTAGTTATAATTTGCATATGTGAAAACTCAGCTGGTTCTAGATGTATGTACATATACTAGTTGTTGTAGTGTGCACAATTTTGCTTAGGATTTGATCGTTGCTGCTACCTTAGCATCCTAGTTTAGCTCTTGTGCGAGTTGTGTAGTTTTTGTGTTGTGTATCGTGTTTCTAGCTTGCGGGTTCTATATGTCGCTTGCTAGTTCTGTTGTTCCATTTTGTTTTTCAAGCAATATAGTGATgcctttctcaaaaaaaaaaaaaaaaaaaaaaaaaaaaaaacgaatggaCTTTAACAAACATACCCAAATTTAATACTCCGTATAAGTGAACAAACGAAAGATATGCCATGTTCGTTTATTCaactaaacaaaaaaaaaaaaaaaaaatcatgttcATATTCGTTCATTAAACTAAACACATGAACATAAACGAACTTCACGTCAAACACTCACGAAATATatattaactagtgaaatgacccgtgaaatcacgggtttgtttaaacgaaatagtttaatgatatgttttaggtattaagtgaacgtaaatgctaaagtcatttagtttaatgacccgtggaatcacagagTCCGAATAAGaagctcgtcagctgaacatttaatcaaacacctaaaatgcatattaaacaatctacatccaatcataagagataatattgattgtcattttattttaaaagtgtaaattaaaatataaatttagaattggttttcttctgcctagcttttataccttctcgtgaacgtaaatgctaaagtcatttagtttaatgacctgtggaatcatagagtccgactaagaagctcgtcagctgaacatttaatcaaacacctaaaatgcatattaaacaatccacatcaaatcataagagataatattggttgtcattttattttaaaagtgtaaattaaaatataaatttagaattggttttcttctgcctagcttttataccttctcgtgaacgtaaatgctaaagtcatttagtttaatgacatgTGGAATCATAGAGTCCGACTAAGaagctcgtcagctgaacatttaatcaaacacctaaaatgcatattaaacaattcacatcaaatcataagagataatattgattgtcattttattttaaaagtgtacattaaaaatataaatttagaattggtttcttctgcctagcttttataccttctcgaactcaattctaaataattaattaaaataatttaaaattatttaattttaataattaaaataattattaataatatttaataatattaattaattaataaaatttatttttaattcaaaattatttatgtTAATTACATCACCCACCATaattagattttttttcttttattttttgattttttttaacaaaagaatgagcttaataatgacatcatcattatggattttaatagaaactatagatagattgCTATTGTTATAGATCAAGAGATTTGTGAAGAGTGAACACTCACATATAAGAGAGATGCTTAATATAAAATCGTAACAAGTTTCTTCATAATTAATTTTAGGTTCTAGACTCGTATCCTGAGAAAAAGTCGATACATATTTGGTTGAAATTAGTTAAAACCATGACATGGTACGTAATTCGTTTTTCCTTTTTAGTTTTCATTATAAACATAAAACCATTCAAATGTCTGTTTTACCCAATAACTCGATTTAGGCATAAACCATTTTGTCAAAATTGTGGGATTCAACATATATTACATGATAGTCAAAGGGTCAAAATGaaactttatatttatcaaaagggATGGCGGCAGTTATCAAAGTTGTTGAAACCTTGAAAcagaaaagtaaaagtaaaaaacaGAATTTCGAGTACCTGCACATTTGTTTCTGCGATATTACATGATCGCTATCATCTTTTTGTTACTAAAAGGTAAATGAAATTCAACAACTTTTTTGTAATCTGATTCCACAAATATTGTTTTTGTAATTACAACCGTTACATTCTCCCGCCGTGAATTTACTATTTTCCCCCCTCAATCATGTGAAGAATAGAATATGATTTGTTAAATAACAATTTTCCATCATTTGTTTTCTGCAGATTTGTAGCCAGAAATGATGGATCTGCAAGCGGAACTACTCGCTTTGCGGAGATTATACAGGCTTCTTGTAAAAGATGAACATTGTTTAGAAGATACAGGCTTCGAAAATGTAAGGGTCTAATTTGTAGTATTATAATTTATACAAATTTAGTTATCGTCATTAATTGATTCAACATTAAGATGATATATTTTAAGACGTGGTATGTAA
This genomic window from Rutidosis leptorrhynchoides isolate AG116_Rl617_1_P2 chromosome 2, CSIRO_AGI_Rlap_v1, whole genome shotgun sequence contains:
- the LOC139893713 gene encoding uncharacterized protein, which gives rise to MAIYRRNYVSSAVNAFINFKGNRSATNIFFETPFSYSFQLGLRYDPPPHSTFLAASLHSISSSIHSKYDDYDDLPLSRYQKVNNLTDAYNLFDEMTQRSPLPYAVKFNHLLTAVTRMKHYSSSLDLFKRMCSIGVPLDKYTISISMKCCCHLHRTNDGFALLGICFRQAIVPDVFIFSTLLNGLVIEDRILEAEIFFKKIIRLNLCEPNVVMYSTMIKGLCKIGNNVTAIALFRLMNERGHKADVVAYNTIIDSLCKDKMIDDAFDLFKEMVFRKGILPDVITYNCLIHGLCNLGRLDEVCNILKEMEDERISLDVQTYNLLVDAFCKDGKVDEAQDVINIMFERGKVPDVVTYNSLIDGYCLRGEMRKAKATFDSMTLRCLIPNVVTYNSLINGYCKNMMIDKAMDMFSEMARIGLKRNIVTYNCMIQGLFSVGRCSDARKLFDEIVQGQLPDYTTYRIILKGLCSNNLVEDAFSLFKLMGKSKLNSDIVVYNILIDGASKCEKFDITRVLFEDLSNKGLKPDIHTYNVRISSLCKEGLPSDAKKLFLKMGEGGCPPDNVTYRLLLQGYLKNKYYDDVEMLLHEMEGRSYSLDVSTLTLLVNHIANGSLKNTLTELIGRLVPKYLMET